A genome region from Methylorubrum populi includes the following:
- a CDS encoding MBL fold metallo-hydrolase, which yields MPSLSLRILGCGSSGGVPRVGYGWGACDPSDPRNRRRRCSLLVERREGAGRGQGATTVLIDTSPDLREQLIDAGVTRLDALLYTHAHADHTHGIDDVRPLVIHMRRRIPVHADPLTRAMLIRRFGYAFETPPGSAYPPILDLHAMRAGEPLTIDGAGGPIEAEAFAMEHGNEEAHGFRFGPAAYAPDVSLMPEAAKARLRGLDLLIIDALRETPHPSHYSVSDALALIEALAPRRAILTNLHTDLDYATLAKKLPASVVPAYDGLTATVDL from the coding sequence ATGCCGAGCCTGAGCCTGCGCATCCTGGGCTGCGGCTCGTCCGGCGGCGTGCCGCGGGTCGGTTACGGCTGGGGCGCCTGCGACCCGTCCGACCCGCGCAACCGCCGCCGCCGCTGCTCGCTGCTGGTGGAGCGGCGCGAAGGAGCGGGACGAGGGCAGGGGGCCACCACGGTGCTCATCGACACCTCGCCGGACCTGCGCGAGCAGCTCATCGACGCCGGCGTCACCCGCCTCGACGCCCTGCTCTACACCCACGCGCATGCCGACCACACCCACGGCATCGACGACGTGCGCCCGCTCGTCATCCACATGCGCCGGCGCATCCCGGTCCATGCCGATCCCCTCACCCGCGCGATGCTGATCCGGCGCTTCGGCTACGCCTTCGAGACGCCGCCGGGCAGCGCCTACCCGCCGATCCTCGACCTGCACGCGATGCGGGCGGGCGAACCGCTGACGATCGACGGCGCGGGCGGCCCGATCGAGGCCGAGGCCTTCGCGATGGAGCACGGCAACGAGGAAGCCCACGGCTTCCGCTTCGGCCCGGCCGCCTACGCCCCGGACGTCAGCCTGATGCCCGAGGCGGCCAAGGCGCGCCTGCGCGGCCTCGACCTGCTCATCATCGACGCCCTGCGCGAGACCCCTCACCCGTCGCATTACTCGGTCTCGGACGCGCTGGCGCTGATCGAGGCGCTCGCGCCGCGGCGGGCGATCCTCACCAACCTCCACACCGATCTCGACTATGCCACGCTGGCGAAGAAGCTGCCGGCGAGCGTGGTGCCGGCCTATGACGGGCTGACGGCGACGGTCGACCTCTGA
- a CDS encoding group III truncated hemoglobin: MKQAELTEAALAVFLDAFYARVRRDPLIGPIFAQKIPDEAWPAHLATIRDFWSSVLLKTGRYKGNPFGRHLGIEGIAPAHFARWLGLFEETAGEVFVPESASVLVERAHRIGDSLKAGLFFRPEMRGGRA, translated from the coding sequence ATGAAGCAGGCCGAACTCACCGAGGCGGCCTTGGCCGTCTTCCTCGATGCCTTCTACGCCCGGGTGCGCCGCGATCCGCTGATCGGGCCGATCTTCGCGCAAAAGATCCCGGACGAGGCGTGGCCGGCTCACCTCGCCACGATCCGCGATTTCTGGTCGTCGGTGCTGCTGAAGACCGGCCGTTACAAGGGCAACCCGTTCGGCCGGCATCTCGGCATCGAGGGGATCGCACCCGCGCATTTCGCGCGCTGGCTCGGCCTGTTCGAGGAGACCGCCGGGGAGGTTTTCGTGCCCGAGAGCGCCTCGGTTCTCGTGGAGCGGGCGCATCGCATCGGCGACAGCCTCAAGGCCGGTTTGTTCTTCCGGCCGGAGATGCGAGGGGGGCGGGCTTGA
- a CDS encoding SGNH/GDSL hydrolase family protein, whose protein sequence is MLIRFLTGLTLAGPLAVSAVGAQPDAPPVTGPSSPAPATRLPVKLPRLAALLGRDGDVRIVAFGSSSTEGAGASSPAMAYPALLERDLAERLQIGASSRRSITVINRGKGGDTAEAMARRLERDVLAERPDLVVWQTGSNDPLAGVPLERFVALTREGILAIRATGADVVLMDQQWCRKLSGAEGAERYGEALHALAAELGVPVIRRRALMQAWVSHGLMTPAQMIGPDGLHMTDAGYRQLAKAAAAQILVGAGLVQPSLARN, encoded by the coding sequence ATGCTGATCCGCTTCCTCACCGGCCTGACCCTCGCCGGCCCGCTCGCCGTATCCGCCGTGGGCGCCCAGCCCGATGCGCCGCCGGTCACCGGTCCCTCGAGCCCGGCCCCGGCCACACGGCTGCCGGTGAAGCTGCCGCGGCTCGCCGCGTTGCTGGGACGGGACGGCGACGTGCGGATCGTGGCCTTCGGCTCCTCCTCGACGGAAGGAGCGGGTGCCTCGTCGCCGGCCATGGCCTACCCTGCCCTGCTGGAGCGCGACCTCGCGGAGCGTCTCCAGATCGGCGCGTCGAGTCGCCGCTCGATCACGGTGATCAACCGCGGCAAGGGCGGCGACACCGCCGAGGCGATGGCGCGGCGCCTGGAGCGCGACGTGCTGGCCGAGCGCCCCGACCTCGTGGTCTGGCAGACCGGCAGCAACGATCCGCTCGCCGGCGTGCCGCTGGAGCGCTTCGTCGCGCTGACCCGCGAAGGGATCCTGGCGATCCGCGCGACCGGGGCCGACGTGGTGCTGATGGACCAGCAATGGTGCCGCAAGCTCTCGGGGGCCGAGGGCGCCGAGCGCTACGGCGAGGCGCTGCACGCGCTCGCCGCCGAACTCGGCGTGCCGGTGATCCGCCGCCGCGCCCTGATGCAGGCCTGGGTCTCGCACGGCCTGATGACCCCGGCCCAGATGATCGGCCCCGACGGCCTGCACATGACCGATGCCGGCTACCGCCAGCTCGCCAAGGCGGCCGCCGCCCAGATCCTCGTCGGTGCCGGCCTGGTCCAGCCCTCGCTCGCCCGGAACTGA
- a CDS encoding Mu transposase C-terminal domain-containing protein: MSVWIGTVAFSQLAGMTRRGGAKALAAIISGSSLQWHGVNLEVRPTRTPRGGGRAGNAFEVRVDSLPVGLQQRWQELQRALKPEPLRTDAALELREWRFSVIRPALAAKAGTSERATAVREIAGREHYHPIHQRRERVPERTIQRWIERYGDGDMTALGRSKRTGTAPKLILTRKWDRATAHLDPETRERIAAEVRQDVRDLWGSNASLGDVMRLASERLQDLTAAAGFAGTATALVEACALPRPFVERDKRVRRGHEFKHDRKAFEDARPRIRRSTTGIPPMGLVLGDVHHTDTLIERADGTTATPKLIAWKDVGTRRIRWDVVLCDAGTGIRNSDLIASFLNMVRDPAWGMPAMLYLDNGSEYLFADFLKDAMQLTGFRGEAFDRTDPLVNARPYNAQAKGLIEGAFGIIERTLFASLPGYIGGDRMKSKTANVGRAPTPYGLGIDAYRDEVNGRLAYYNSRAQSGGLKGLSPNDAYHHALRDGWTRTTADENALFMAFSTAETRIVRRGKIQANAVEFYCPELFEYEGERVTIRLPKYTTWNAVPVFTMDGRHIGIAQEDTEYPFLSKDGAVEATVRERAAQTTAKDLIAMARPLDLGERMRRSAERAGSPEPAPIGANVTLREEDAEIGRAVREAPGTRRDREHGAKQAKVKASLERTERLRGLL, translated from the coding sequence ATGAGCGTCTGGATAGGCACAGTCGCATTCAGCCAACTCGCGGGTATGACCCGGCGAGGAGGCGCCAAGGCGCTTGCCGCGATTATTTCCGGCTCCTCGCTCCAATGGCACGGCGTCAATCTAGAGGTGCGTCCAACGCGCACCCCACGGGGTGGTGGCCGCGCAGGCAACGCTTTCGAAGTCCGCGTCGATAGCCTTCCCGTTGGCCTTCAACAGCGCTGGCAGGAGCTTCAACGGGCGTTGAAGCCCGAGCCGCTGCGCACCGATGCGGCGCTGGAACTGCGCGAGTGGCGGTTCAGCGTGATCCGCCCTGCCCTCGCCGCCAAGGCCGGCACATCCGAGCGCGCAACGGCCGTCCGGGAGATCGCCGGGCGCGAACACTACCACCCCATCCATCAGCGCCGCGAGCGCGTCCCCGAGCGCACGATCCAGCGGTGGATCGAGCGCTACGGCGACGGCGACATGACCGCCCTGGGCCGAAGCAAGCGCACCGGCACCGCCCCCAAGCTCATCCTGACCAGGAAGTGGGACCGGGCCACGGCGCACCTCGACCCGGAGACCAGGGAGCGGATCGCCGCCGAGGTACGGCAGGACGTGCGCGACCTGTGGGGCAGCAACGCCAGCCTCGGCGACGTGATGCGCCTCGCCTCCGAGCGCCTTCAGGACCTCACCGCCGCCGCCGGCTTCGCCGGCACCGCGACAGCCCTTGTCGAAGCCTGCGCCCTCCCCCGCCCCTTCGTGGAGCGGGACAAGCGGGTGCGGCGCGGCCACGAGTTCAAGCACGACCGCAAGGCGTTCGAGGATGCCCGGCCCCGCATCCGCCGAAGCACCACCGGCATCCCGCCCATGGGGCTCGTGCTCGGCGATGTGCACCACACCGACACGCTGATCGAGCGGGCTGACGGCACTACGGCCACGCCGAAGCTGATCGCGTGGAAGGATGTCGGCACCCGCCGCATCCGCTGGGACGTGGTGTTGTGCGACGCTGGCACCGGCATCCGCAACAGCGACCTGATCGCCAGCTTCCTCAACATGGTCCGTGACCCGGCCTGGGGCATGCCGGCGATGCTCTACCTCGACAACGGGTCTGAGTACCTGTTCGCTGACTTCCTTAAGGATGCGATGCAGCTCACGGGCTTCCGTGGCGAGGCCTTCGACCGCACCGACCCGCTCGTGAATGCCCGACCCTACAACGCGCAGGCCAAGGGGCTGATCGAAGGGGCTTTCGGCATCATCGAGCGGACCCTGTTCGCCTCGCTACCCGGCTACATCGGCGGCGACAGGATGAAGTCGAAGACGGCCAACGTCGGCCGCGCGCCGACCCCCTACGGCCTCGGCATCGACGCCTACCGGGACGAGGTGAATGGCCGGCTCGCCTACTACAACAGCCGGGCCCAATCGGGTGGCCTCAAGGGCCTCTCCCCCAACGACGCCTACCACCACGCCCTACGGGACGGCTGGACCCGGACCACCGCCGACGAGAACGCCTTGTTCATGGCGTTCTCCACCGCCGAGACCCGTATCGTCCGCCGGGGGAAGATCCAGGCCAACGCCGTGGAATTCTACTGCCCCGAGCTGTTCGAATATGAGGGCGAGCGCGTCACCATTCGCCTGCCGAAGTACACCACGTGGAACGCCGTGCCGGTGTTCACGATGGACGGTCGGCACATCGGGATCGCTCAAGAGGATACCGAGTATCCGTTCCTGTCGAAGGACGGCGCCGTGGAGGCGACGGTGCGCGAGCGCGCGGCGCAGACGACCGCGAAGGACCTGATCGCCATGGCGCGGCCCCTCGACCTCGGCGAGCGCATGCGGCGCTCGGCCGAGCGGGCCGGATCGCCGGAGCCCGCGCCGATCGGCGCGAACGTCACCCTACGCGAGGAAGACGCGGAGATCGGGCGGGCCGTCCGCGAGGCGCCCGGCACCCGCCGCGACCGTGAGCACGGGGCGAAACAAGCCAAGGTCAAGGCCAGCCTTGAGCGCACCGAACGCCTGAGAGGTTTGCTGTGA
- a CDS encoding helix-turn-helix domain-containing protein, with the protein MSEAMDRQALDALHLPAALRLVAEAAGLEAAVKLAWTRGGARLYVPRKVPVDHWLLRVVGSKGVEALQRRYVCKTIPLPQGPAGKLQRAWLAASHALDEGASVAGAARAAGLSERSVYNLRRRLRSGLKLCPSPASRLGAGPVDYGEASPLDPFMEAAA; encoded by the coding sequence ATGAGTGAGGCGATGGACCGCCAGGCGCTCGATGCCCTGCACCTCCCGGCCGCGCTGCGCCTCGTGGCCGAGGCGGCGGGCCTCGAAGCGGCCGTGAAGCTCGCCTGGACGCGGGGCGGCGCTCGCCTCTACGTGCCCCGCAAAGTCCCGGTGGATCACTGGCTGTTGCGGGTGGTCGGGAGCAAGGGCGTCGAGGCGCTACAGCGGCGCTACGTCTGCAAGACGATCCCCCTGCCGCAAGGCCCAGCCGGGAAGCTGCAAAGGGCATGGCTGGCCGCCAGCCATGCCCTGGACGAAGGTGCCAGCGTCGCCGGGGCCGCCCGCGCCGCCGGCCTCTCGGAACGATCCGTCTACAACCTGCGCAGGCGGCTCCGCTCCGGCTTGAAGCTGTGCCCGTCGCCCGCAAGCCGCCTGGGTGCCGGGCCGGTGGACTACGGCGAGGCCAGTCCGCTCGACCCGTTCATGGAAGCCGCCGCCTGA
- a CDS encoding DUF3486 family protein, giving the protein MAGRGRLTAFDLLPEEAEDDVVWAMRELAQRKRTQEDIRVELNARLAAKGIEGIKSTAFNKRAMRVAAAQRRIHNTKALYESMADDLEPADIGRSTMHLGEFLKTLITELVEDGAGNKSPKQAMELSRAYQSIVMAQKTSTEHRQKLEAEVAARLAKAAGKALDAAARHKGLSTETVAFMRAELLGIPMHKRGEP; this is encoded by the coding sequence ATGGCCGGCCGGGGCCGCTTAACCGCCTTCGATCTCCTGCCGGAGGAAGCGGAAGACGACGTGGTGTGGGCGATGCGCGAGCTCGCGCAGCGCAAGCGCACGCAGGAAGACATCCGCGTCGAACTCAACGCCCGCCTCGCGGCCAAGGGGATCGAGGGCATCAAAAGCACCGCCTTCAACAAGCGGGCGATGCGCGTCGCCGCCGCACAGCGGCGGATACACAACACTAAGGCGCTCTACGAAAGCATGGCGGACGATCTTGAGCCGGCGGACATCGGCCGTTCCACCATGCACCTCGGCGAGTTCTTGAAGACGCTCATCACCGAGCTTGTCGAGGACGGGGCCGGCAACAAATCGCCGAAACAGGCGATGGAACTGTCGCGCGCCTACCAGTCCATCGTCATGGCGCAGAAAACCTCGACCGAGCACCGGCAGAAGCTTGAGGCTGAGGTGGCGGCGCGGCTGGCGAAGGCGGCTGGCAAGGCCCTGGACGCCGCCGCGCGGCACAAGGGCCTCTCTACCGAGACCGTGGCCTTCATGCGGGCGGAACTGCTGGGCATCCCGATGCACAAGCGGGGGGAGCCATGA
- a CDS encoding helix-turn-helix transcriptional regulator yields MSEDTAHPPVAVASAEFIAGTIARRMKELRVARGLSLQALADNANLTKSHVWELENGRARNPTIGTAVSIATALGVSLDYLAGLTTARPSLHPEALRIACEVDALLRGPRVGDARQGEPTARPEERLQGTACGGSKVPAGVIGLHRRRLAAIEATWEARGHLDEGQIAFLIRMAGADLAERPGAHPEADRPHV; encoded by the coding sequence ATGTCTGAGGACACCGCCCATCCTCCTGTGGCTGTTGCGAGCGCCGAATTCATCGCCGGCACCATCGCGCGCCGGATGAAGGAACTGAGGGTGGCGCGCGGCTTGTCGCTGCAAGCCCTCGCCGACAACGCGAACCTCACGAAGTCGCATGTCTGGGAGCTTGAGAACGGCAGGGCGCGCAATCCCACCATCGGCACCGCCGTGAGCATCGCGACGGCGCTCGGCGTCTCGCTCGACTACTTGGCCGGCCTGACGACGGCGCGGCCCAGCCTGCATCCGGAAGCGCTCCGGATCGCGTGTGAAGTCGATGCGCTTCTTCGTGGCCCGCGCGTCGGCGATGCCCGGCAGGGTGAGCCGACAGCGCGGCCGGAAGAGCGGTTGCAGGGCACCGCTTGTGGCGGCTCCAAGGTGCCGGCCGGCGTGATCGGCCTGCATCGGCGACGCCTCGCGGCGATCGAGGCCACGTGGGAGGCGCGCGGCCATCTGGACGAGGGCCAGATTGCCTTCTTGATCCGCATGGCCGGCGCGGACCTCGCCGAACGGCCGGGGGCACACCCGGAGGCAGACCGACCGCATGTCTGA
- a CDS encoding adenosine kinase translates to MSQPLDLLVLGNAIVDLIAHADEDFLVEQGVAKGAMQLIDEPRAETLFEVMGPATVVSGGSGANTAVGAAVLGARTGFVGKVREDELGRLFGHDLKATGVRFDVAPATDGPATARCFILVTPDGERTMNTYLGACQGLSPDDVDEATVRAARVTYLEGYLWDPPAAKDAFRKAVKVAHSAGNAVALTLSDAFCVGRYREEFLDLIRNGSIDILFANIGELQSLYQTDDPEAAIAALREERGGQGKHLLGLVTRSADGALVVRGGEVRSVEAFPAREVVDTTGAGDLFAAGFLAGYTRGIDYVASARLGALAAAEVIDHVGARPQRDLMALAREHKLV, encoded by the coding sequence ATGTCCCAACCCCTCGACCTTCTCGTCCTCGGCAACGCCATCGTCGACCTGATCGCCCATGCCGACGAGGACTTCCTCGTCGAGCAAGGCGTCGCGAAGGGCGCCATGCAGCTCATCGACGAGCCCCGCGCCGAGACGCTGTTCGAGGTGATGGGGCCAGCGACCGTCGTCTCGGGCGGCTCGGGCGCGAACACGGCCGTCGGCGCGGCCGTGCTCGGCGCCAGGACCGGCTTCGTCGGCAAGGTGCGCGAGGACGAGCTCGGCCGGCTGTTCGGCCACGACCTGAAGGCGACCGGCGTGCGCTTCGACGTGGCGCCCGCCACCGATGGCCCGGCGACCGCCCGCTGCTTCATCCTGGTGACGCCCGACGGCGAGCGCACCATGAACACCTATCTCGGCGCCTGCCAGGGCCTCTCGCCCGACGACGTGGACGAGGCGACCGTGCGCGCGGCCCGCGTCACCTATCTCGAAGGCTACCTCTGGGACCCGCCGGCCGCCAAGGACGCGTTCCGCAAGGCGGTGAAGGTGGCGCACTCGGCCGGCAACGCCGTCGCGCTGACCCTGTCGGACGCGTTCTGCGTCGGCCGCTACCGCGAGGAATTCCTCGACCTGATCCGCAACGGCAGCATCGACATCCTGTTCGCCAACATCGGCGAGCTTCAGAGCCTCTACCAGACCGACGATCCGGAGGCCGCCATCGCCGCGCTTCGCGAGGAGCGCGGCGGCCAGGGCAAGCACCTGCTCGGTCTCGTGACCCGCTCGGCCGACGGCGCGCTGGTGGTGCGCGGCGGCGAGGTGCGCTCCGTCGAGGCCTTCCCGGCGCGGGAGGTGGTCGACACCACCGGGGCCGGCGACCTGTTCGCCGCGGGCTTCCTGGCCGGCTACACCCGCGGCATCGACTACGTGGCGAGCGCGCGTCTCGGCGCGCTCGCGGCGGCCGAGGTGATCGACCATGTCGGCGCCCGTCCCCAGCGCGACCTGATGGCGCTGGCCAGGGAGCACAAGCTGGTCTGA
- a CDS encoding FKBP-type peptidyl-prolyl cis-trans isomerase, translating into MRSILPIAGAIALAMTSAASAAQPVTLPSGLGYIDEVVGTGPEPKAGQQVTVHYTGWLDEGGGKRGKKFDSSRDRGQPFSFTIGAGQVIRGWDEGVATMKAGGRRILTIPPDLGYGARGAGGVIPPNATLIFDVELIGSR; encoded by the coding sequence ATGCGCTCGATTCTTCCCATCGCCGGAGCCATCGCCCTCGCCATGACCAGTGCCGCTTCCGCCGCCCAGCCCGTGACGCTGCCCTCGGGCCTCGGCTACATCGACGAAGTGGTCGGCACCGGCCCCGAGCCGAAGGCCGGCCAGCAGGTCACCGTCCACTATACCGGCTGGCTCGACGAGGGCGGCGGCAAGCGGGGCAAGAAGTTCGACTCGTCGCGCGACCGCGGCCAGCCCTTCTCCTTCACCATCGGCGCCGGCCAGGTGATCCGCGGCTGGGACGAGGGCGTCGCCACGATGAAGGCCGGCGGCCGCCGCATCCTGACGATCCCGCCGGACCTCGGCTACGGCGCCCGCGGCGCCGGCGGCGTGATTCCGCCGAACGCCACGCTGATCTTCGACGTGGAGCTGATCGGCTCGCGCTGA
- a CDS encoding CoA transferase, with protein sequence MTRAERSGPLAGVKVVELAHIMAGPVCGLMLGDMGAEVVKVEKIEGGDDTRRSVPPAIEGESAAYMMMNRGKRGIALDLKSADGKAVLRRLLGRADVLIENYRAGTMERLGLGYAVLKQEFPGLIYCSLSGFGRSGPYAERAGFDLVAQGMSGLMSITGEGPGRPPMKCGPPVTDITAGILAAIGVLAAHVHKLKTGEGQAVDTSLFEAGITLTYWQSAIAMATGVAPGPMGSAHPLNAPYEAFETADGWITIGAANQTNWLRLLAVLGAEDLADDPRFAANRDRMANRAALVQALAPHFRTAPSDAWLARLEAGGVPAGPVLDVLAMQADPQARAREMVVEVEHARAGRMSTLGLPVKFSATPGRVHGPAPLLGEHSRAILAQAGYDAAAIDDLIARGVVGETTARGTPTRDAP encoded by the coding sequence ATGACGAGAGCCGAGAGGTCCGGCCCCCTCGCCGGCGTGAAGGTCGTCGAACTCGCCCACATCATGGCCGGTCCCGTCTGCGGGCTGATGCTCGGCGACATGGGCGCGGAGGTCGTCAAGGTCGAGAAGATCGAGGGTGGCGACGACACCCGCCGTTCGGTCCCGCCCGCGATCGAGGGCGAGAGCGCGGCCTACATGATGATGAACCGCGGCAAGCGGGGGATCGCCCTCGACCTCAAGAGCGCGGACGGCAAGGCGGTGCTGCGCCGCCTGCTCGGCCGTGCGGACGTGCTGATCGAGAACTACCGCGCCGGCACCATGGAGCGCCTCGGCCTCGGCTACGCGGTTCTGAAGCAAGAGTTTCCCGGGCTGATCTACTGTTCGCTCTCCGGCTTCGGCCGCTCGGGCCCTTACGCCGAGCGGGCGGGCTTCGATCTCGTGGCGCAGGGCATGAGCGGGCTGATGAGCATCACCGGCGAGGGGCCGGGCCGGCCGCCGATGAAGTGCGGCCCGCCGGTCACCGACATCACCGCCGGCATCCTGGCGGCGATAGGCGTCCTCGCGGCCCATGTCCACAAGCTGAAGACCGGCGAGGGGCAGGCGGTCGACACCTCGCTGTTCGAGGCGGGCATCACCCTCACCTACTGGCAATCGGCCATCGCCATGGCGACCGGGGTGGCCCCGGGCCCGATGGGCTCGGCCCATCCGCTCAACGCGCCCTACGAGGCGTTCGAGACCGCGGACGGCTGGATCACCATCGGCGCGGCCAACCAGACCAACTGGCTGCGCCTGCTCGCCGTGCTCGGCGCCGAGGATCTCGCGGACGACCCGCGCTTCGCGGCGAACCGCGACCGCATGGCGAACCGCGCGGCGCTGGTGCAGGCGCTGGCCCCGCATTTCCGCACGGCGCCGTCGGACGCGTGGCTCGCGCGGCTGGAAGCCGGCGGCGTGCCGGCCGGGCCGGTGCTCGACGTGCTCGCCATGCAGGCCGATCCCCAAGCCCGGGCCCGCGAGATGGTGGTCGAGGTCGAGCATGCCCGCGCCGGCCGGATGAGCACGCTCGGCCTGCCGGTCAAGTTCTCGGCGACGCCGGGGCGGGTGCACGGGCCCGCGCCGCTGCTCGGCGAGCACAGCCGCGCCATCCTCGCCCAGGCCGGCTATGACGCGGCGGCGATCGACGACTTGATCGCCCGGGGCGTCGTCGGCGAAACCACGGCCCGAGGAACTCCGACGAGGGACGCCCCATGA
- a CDS encoding enoyl-CoA hydratase: MNDAAETASTDELLFAVDEAGIARITLNRPQARNALTFAMYRGLVDLCRRIEEDRSIKAVIVAGAGDKAFAAGTDIAQFRSFGKPEDALGYERFMDRVLGSLESLRVPTIAAVAGACTGGGAAIAAACDMRIASRDARFGFPIARTLGNCLSQNTLRRLATLIGGPRVKDILFTARLVGADEALAIGLVNEVAEDAAAVAARATALATLLAGHAPLTLRATKEGLRRIAEEGAAAASEGERPGDDLILMTYMSEDFREGMEAFLGKRAPNFKGR, translated from the coding sequence ATGAACGACGCCGCCGAGACCGCTTCGACCGACGAACTCCTGTTCGCGGTGGACGAGGCGGGGATTGCCCGCATCACCCTCAACCGGCCGCAGGCGCGCAACGCGCTGACCTTCGCGATGTATCGCGGGCTGGTCGATCTGTGCCGTCGGATCGAGGAGGACCGCTCGATCAAGGCGGTGATCGTCGCCGGCGCGGGCGACAAGGCCTTCGCCGCGGGCACGGACATCGCCCAGTTCCGCAGCTTCGGCAAGCCGGAGGACGCGCTCGGCTACGAGCGTTTCATGGATCGGGTGCTCGGCAGCCTGGAGTCCTTGCGGGTGCCGACCATCGCCGCGGTCGCCGGAGCCTGCACCGGCGGGGGCGCGGCGATCGCCGCGGCCTGCGACATGCGCATCGCCAGCCGCGACGCCCGCTTCGGCTTCCCCATCGCCCGCACGCTCGGCAACTGCCTGTCGCAGAACACCCTGCGGCGGCTGGCGACCCTGATCGGCGGCCCGCGGGTGAAGGACATCCTGTTCACCGCCCGCCTCGTCGGGGCGGACGAGGCCCTGGCGATCGGCCTCGTCAACGAGGTGGCGGAGGATGCCGCCGCGGTCGCCGCCCGGGCCACCGCCCTCGCCACGCTCCTGGCAGGCCATGCGCCCCTGACGCTCCGGGCGACCAAGGAGGGCCTGCGCCGGATCGCCGAGGAAGGCGCCGCCGCGGCGTCGGAGGGCGAGCGCCCCGGCGACGACCTGATCCTGATGACCTACATGAGCGAGGATTTTCGCGAAGGGATGGAGGCGTTCCTCGGCAAGCGCGCCCCGAACTTCAAGGGGCGCTGA
- a CDS encoding GntR family transcriptional regulator: protein MNRIEPSIGISRRYLHDEVADRMRELISEGELEPRARVNESELTERFGISRTPLREAIKILATEGLLELLPNRGARVASISRNELEEMIEVIAGLEATACDLACRSITEDELAEIEGKHREMVAAWQGRDEAAYFRLNREIHEAIMLASRNTKLRSLYLGLTGRIQRSRYSAHQTEGQWAQAVDEHERMIPLLRARDGEGLASLMRRHIRSKKPVIAAIYGEEEG from the coding sequence ATGAATAGAATTGAGCCCAGTATCGGGATCAGCCGCCGCTACCTGCACGACGAGGTGGCGGACCGGATGCGCGAATTGATCAGCGAGGGCGAACTGGAGCCGCGCGCCCGCGTCAACGAGAGCGAACTGACGGAGCGGTTCGGCATCTCGCGTACCCCCTTGCGCGAGGCGATCAAGATCCTCGCCACCGAAGGGCTCCTGGAGCTGCTGCCGAACCGCGGCGCGCGGGTGGCGAGCATCTCCCGCAACGAACTCGAAGAGATGATCGAGGTCATCGCCGGGCTCGAAGCCACCGCCTGCGACCTCGCCTGTCGCTCGATCACCGAGGACGAACTGGCCGAGATCGAGGGCAAGCACCGGGAGATGGTGGCCGCTTGGCAGGGCCGCGACGAAGCCGCCTATTTCCGGCTCAACCGCGAGATTCACGAGGCCATCATGCTGGCGAGCCGCAACACCAAGCTGCGGAGCCTCTATCTCGGCCTCACCGGCCGGATCCAGCGCTCTCGCTACAGCGCCCACCAGACCGAGGGGCAGTGGGCCCAGGCCGTGGACGAGCACGAGCGGATGATCCCGCTCCTGCGCGCCCGCGACGGCGAGGGCCTCGCATCGCTGATGCGCCGCCACATCCGCTCGAAGAAGCCGGTGATCGCCGCGATCTACGGCGAGGAGGAGGGCTGA